One segment of Streptomyces sp. NBC_01463 DNA contains the following:
- a CDS encoding lipid-transfer protein — protein MSGDVAVLGAGMHPWGKWGRSFVDYGTVAARNALADAGVEWQHVQSVVGADTVRGGYPGYVAGATFAQALGWQGARVTSVYAACASGAQAVNTARAQILAGMADVVLVVGADAAPKGFFAPAGGDRPDDPDWLRFRVLGATNPAYFGLYARRRMALHGDTPEDFALVKVKNAAAGALNPNARYRAPVTAEQVAASAVVADPLRLLDICATSDGAAALVLSSMDFARRHGTADPVRIRAVSTVTPTYPKAVLDLPDIATDSAVAAQSSPLSFRASIAQAAYEEAGIGPGDLSLAEVYDLSTALELEWYEDIGLCPPGEGAGLVRSGATALGGRIPVNPSGGLASFGEAVPAQAIAQVCELTWQLRGAAGERQVPGARAGITANQGLFGHGSAVVAVR, from the coding sequence ATGAGCGGGGACGTGGCCGTCCTCGGGGCCGGAATGCACCCCTGGGGCAAGTGGGGCCGCAGTTTCGTCGACTACGGCACCGTGGCGGCCCGTAACGCGCTCGCGGACGCGGGCGTCGAGTGGCAGCACGTGCAGTCCGTCGTCGGGGCGGACACCGTGCGCGGCGGCTATCCGGGCTATGTGGCCGGGGCGACATTCGCGCAGGCGCTGGGCTGGCAGGGCGCCCGCGTGACGAGTGTGTACGCGGCCTGCGCGTCGGGGGCCCAGGCCGTCAACACCGCCAGGGCGCAGATCCTGGCCGGCATGGCGGACGTGGTGCTCGTGGTGGGTGCGGACGCGGCGCCCAAGGGGTTCTTCGCCCCGGCGGGCGGCGACCGGCCCGACGATCCGGACTGGCTGCGGTTCCGCGTGCTCGGTGCGACGAACCCCGCGTACTTCGGGCTGTACGCCCGCCGCCGGATGGCCCTGCACGGGGACACTCCTGAGGACTTCGCGCTGGTCAAGGTGAAGAACGCGGCGGCCGGCGCGCTGAATCCCAACGCCCGCTACCGGGCCCCGGTGACCGCCGAGCAGGTCGCCGCCTCCGCGGTGGTGGCCGATCCGCTGCGTCTGCTGGACATCTGCGCCACCTCCGACGGCGCGGCGGCCCTCGTCCTGTCCAGCATGGATTTCGCCCGGCGGCACGGGACCGCGGACCCGGTCCGTATCCGCGCCGTTTCTACCGTGACGCCCACCTACCCCAAGGCCGTGCTGGACCTGCCGGACATCGCGACCGACTCGGCCGTCGCCGCACAGTCCTCGCCCCTGAGCTTCCGCGCCTCGATCGCGCAGGCGGCGTACGAGGAGGCGGGCATCGGTCCCGGGGACCTGTCGCTCGCGGAGGTGTACGACCTGTCCACCGCACTGGAGCTGGAGTGGTATGAGGACATCGGGCTGTGCCCGCCCGGCGAGGGAGCGGGTCTCGTCCGCTCCGGGGCCACGGCGCTCGGCGGACGTATTCCGGTGAACCCGAGCGGCGGTCTCGCCTCCTTCGGCGAGGCGGTGCCGGCCCAGGCCATCGCCCAGGTCTGCGAGCTGACCTGGCAGTTGCGGGGCGCGGCGGGGGAACGGCAGGTTCCGGGAGCGCGGGCCGGGATCACGGCGAACCAGGGGCTGTTCGGTCACGGTTCCGCCGTCGTGGCGGTGCGCTGA
- a CDS encoding zinc ribbon domain-containing protein produces MPRKRIPVVAGWFTEDGPEEEFRLLGTRCPLCSSVFFPPHKGFCRNPACAGEELAEVPLSRRGTVWSYTDGRYRPPAPYLSDPGVPWQPYTLVAVELAAERMVVLGQAAPGVGVGDLAVGMTVEAVPGVLDTGPGDDDGTVRTTWHWRPVPDGSGEGAA; encoded by the coding sequence TTGCCGCGCAAGCGCATACCAGTGGTGGCCGGGTGGTTCACCGAGGACGGTCCGGAGGAGGAGTTCCGGCTGCTGGGCACCCGCTGCCCGCTCTGCTCATCGGTCTTCTTCCCGCCCCACAAGGGTTTCTGCCGCAATCCGGCCTGTGCCGGCGAAGAGCTGGCCGAGGTGCCGCTGTCCCGGCGCGGCACGGTGTGGTCGTACACCGACGGGCGTTACCGGCCACCCGCCCCCTACCTCTCGGATCCCGGGGTGCCCTGGCAGCCGTACACGCTGGTGGCCGTGGAGCTGGCGGCCGAGCGGATGGTCGTGCTCGGCCAGGCGGCACCCGGCGTCGGCGTCGGAGATCTCGCGGTCGGGATGACGGTCGAGGCCGTGCCGGGTGTCCTGGACACGGGCCCCGGTGACGACGACGGCACGGTCCGGACCACCTGGCACTGGCGGCCGGTGCCCGACGGTTCCGGGGAGGGTGCGGCATGA
- a CDS encoding DUF962 domain-containing protein, with product MSQQTFDSYEEFWPYYVAMHSRAATRWVHLTGTLTGLTIAAYGLARGRGRYLAALPLIGYGTAWPAHFLIEKNNPATFGHPAWSLRGDAQMIGMMLAGRDHELAETAAKWLADNS from the coding sequence ATGTCACAGCAGACGTTCGATTCGTACGAAGAGTTCTGGCCCTACTACGTCGCGATGCACTCCCGGGCCGCGACCCGCTGGGTCCATCTGACCGGCACCCTGACCGGTCTCACGATCGCCGCCTACGGCCTGGCGCGCGGCCGCGGGCGGTACCTGGCGGCGCTGCCGCTGATCGGATACGGGACCGCCTGGCCCGCCCACTTCCTGATCGAGAAGAACAACCCCGCCACGTTCGGTCATCCCGCCTGGTCACTGCGCGGGGACGCGCAGATGATCGGGATGATGCTGGCCGGCCGCGACCACGAGCTCGCGGAGACCGCTGCCAAGTGGCTCGCCGACAACAGCTGA
- a CDS encoding M15 family metallopeptidase — protein sequence MTGIASAFRVLAATAATLLAVTAAAPVAQAKPEPKAPREFVALRSVDPTIIQEMRYPTGHDFMGTPVDGYRQSLCILTRPAAEALHRAQLRLLRQGYSLKVYDCYRPQRAVDHFVRWAKDLDDETMKGEFYPQVDKTRLFADGYIAEKSGHSRGSTVDLTLVRLPALPTRPYRPGEELVPCYAPQADRFPDNSVDMGTGFDCFDTLSHTDDPRVQGVQRANRQFLKKTLTDAGFVNLAEEWWHYTFKPELFPDTYFDFPVASRSVAGHR from the coding sequence ATGACAGGTATTGCTTCCGCTTTCCGTGTCCTGGCCGCCACCGCCGCCACGCTGCTCGCCGTCACCGCCGCCGCCCCGGTGGCGCAGGCGAAGCCCGAGCCGAAAGCTCCCCGGGAGTTCGTCGCGTTGCGCTCGGTGGATCCCACGATCATCCAGGAGATGCGCTACCCCACCGGGCACGACTTCATGGGCACACCGGTGGACGGGTACCGCCAGTCCCTCTGCATCCTGACCCGGCCGGCCGCCGAGGCCCTGCACCGCGCCCAGCTCCGGCTGCTGCGCCAGGGCTATTCGCTCAAGGTGTACGACTGTTACCGGCCGCAGCGGGCCGTCGACCACTTCGTGCGGTGGGCGAAGGATCTCGACGACGAGACCATGAAGGGCGAGTTCTATCCGCAGGTCGACAAGACCCGGCTGTTCGCGGACGGTTACATCGCGGAGAAGTCCGGCCACAGCCGGGGCAGCACCGTCGACCTGACGCTGGTGCGGCTGCCGGCCCTGCCGACCAGGCCGTACCGGCCGGGCGAGGAACTGGTGCCGTGCTACGCGCCGCAGGCCGATCGCTTCCCTGACAACTCGGTGGACATGGGCACCGGCTTCGACTGCTTCGACACGCTCTCGCACACGGACGACCCGCGGGTCCAGGGCGTCCAGCGCGCCAACCGCCAGTTCCTCAAGAAGACCCTGACCGACGCCGGATTCGTGAACCTGGCCGAGGAGTGGTGGCACTACACCTTCAAGCCGGAGCTGTTCCCGGACACCTACTTCGACTTCCCGGTGGCCAGCAGGTCCGTCGCCGGTCACCGATAG
- a CDS encoding NUDIX domain-containing protein encodes MKHSHCGSCGTPYASLASPDAWPRTCTACGDTAYRNPLPVAVALLPVTGPDGTGLVVITRTIEPSLGGTALPGGFIDHAEDWRHAVVRELREETGIEAQRDDVRLADALSDPDGHLLLFGLLPERPAAALPPSAPTDETSGYAVLHAPAPLAFPLHTEAVRSWFAGRYR; translated from the coding sequence GTGAAGCACTCCCACTGCGGCAGCTGCGGAACCCCGTACGCCTCACTCGCGTCCCCGGACGCCTGGCCCCGCACCTGCACCGCCTGCGGCGACACCGCCTACCGCAACCCCCTCCCGGTCGCCGTCGCCCTGCTCCCCGTCACCGGTCCCGACGGCACCGGACTCGTCGTCATCACCCGCACCATCGAACCGAGCCTCGGCGGCACCGCCCTCCCCGGCGGATTCATCGACCACGCCGAGGACTGGAGGCACGCGGTCGTCCGCGAGCTCCGCGAGGAGACCGGGATCGAGGCCCAACGGGACGACGTCCGCCTCGCCGACGCCCTCAGCGACCCGGACGGACACCTGCTCCTGTTCGGGCTGCTCCCCGAACGCCCGGCCGCCGCCCTCCCGCCGTCCGCACCCACCGACGAGACCTCCGGGTACGCGGTCCTCCACGCCCCCGCCCCCCTCGCCTTCCCCCTCCACACCGAGGCGGTCCGCTCCTGGTTCGCGGGCCGCTACCGCTGA
- a CDS encoding glycoside hydrolase family 31 protein, producing MDGRDLVRSVRLVGSKQGLRTVRSAWRRVRADARALPVRGPERARVPGAVVAAEPGPGGGVVRFARSELRIRVAVGGAVFWGWDGAEPLPSYALPGAAPDADPRAVLEPDKDGGWQVVSERLTVVVSRHGAVELRTPGGVLLRRELPPRWWEPVAGGPARWVQRSEVPADARFFGLGGRAAGPRLRDGVYRLWNTDPGGRFGPEDDPLYLTMPVQMVVSDAGTHLAFHDNPWAGRVTLCEGEEGAGSGHDRPGTSEVRMDGGPLRCWVVAGTPARVLQGWSALTGAPALPPSWALGPQHARWGFGSEQEVRRIVAGYRERGLPLSVLHLDIDHYDAHRVFTVDRERFPDLPGLAKELREDGVRLVSIVDPAVAAVPGDAVFDTGAAAGASGAFVRDARGRTVRGEVWPGECVYPDFTDPRVRTWWGGLYEERLAQGFSGVWHDMNEPVSFAAFGDPTLPLSARHCLEGRGGDHREAHNVYGLAMARAGYEGLRRLRPDERPFLFSRSGWAGMQRYGGTWSGDVATGWPGLRASLALVLGLGLCGVPYSGPDVGGFDGSPSPELYLRWFQLGAYLPLFRTHAAIDAGRREPWEFGPAVLDAAREVLVERERLRPYWVTLAQLARLTGSPYVRPLWWAAPGDRALRECEDAFLLGDALLVAPVLTPGAGQRAVRLPPGRWYDTVSGAVYEGPGQVMVDAPLSRVPVLARAGAVIPVRGADGGLELEVWAPAAGRGGGGSVVRDAGDGWEPSVVERYTSRFADGRVVVERDGEEGLVDCPVRVRGV from the coding sequence ATGGACGGTCGTGACCTGGTGCGCTCGGTGAGATTGGTCGGTTCGAAGCAGGGGCTGCGTACGGTGCGCTCGGCGTGGCGGCGGGTGCGGGCGGATGCGCGGGCGCTGCCCGTGCGCGGTCCGGAACGGGCCCGGGTCCCGGGGGCCGTGGTGGCGGCGGAGCCGGGGCCGGGGGGCGGGGTGGTGAGGTTCGCCCGTTCGGAGCTGCGCATCCGTGTGGCGGTGGGCGGTGCGGTCTTCTGGGGGTGGGACGGTGCTGAGCCGCTGCCTTCGTACGCGCTGCCGGGGGCTGCTCCCGACGCGGATCCGCGGGCCGTGCTGGAGCCGGACAAGGACGGCGGCTGGCAGGTGGTGTCGGAGCGGCTGACGGTGGTGGTGTCGCGGCACGGGGCGGTGGAGCTGCGGACGCCGGGCGGGGTGCTGCTCCGGCGGGAGCTTCCGCCCCGGTGGTGGGAGCCGGTGGCCGGCGGGCCGGCGCGGTGGGTCCAGCGGTCCGAGGTTCCCGCGGACGCGCGCTTCTTCGGGCTGGGCGGGCGGGCCGCGGGTCCCCGGCTCAGGGACGGGGTGTACCGGCTGTGGAACACGGATCCGGGCGGGCGGTTCGGGCCGGAGGACGATCCGCTGTATCTGACGATGCCGGTGCAGATGGTGGTCTCCGACGCGGGAACGCATCTGGCGTTCCACGACAACCCGTGGGCGGGCCGGGTGACGTTGTGCGAGGGCGAGGAGGGGGCGGGCTCCGGGCATGACCGGCCGGGGACGTCCGAGGTGCGGATGGACGGGGGGCCGCTGCGCTGCTGGGTGGTGGCGGGTACGCCGGCCCGGGTGCTGCAGGGGTGGTCGGCGCTGACGGGCGCCCCGGCGCTGCCGCCGTCGTGGGCGCTGGGTCCGCAGCATGCCAGGTGGGGCTTCGGGAGCGAGCAGGAGGTGCGGCGGATCGTGGCGGGGTACCGGGAGCGGGGGCTGCCGCTCTCGGTCCTCCATCTGGACATCGACCACTACGACGCGCACCGGGTGTTCACCGTGGACCGTGAGCGCTTCCCCGATCTGCCGGGGCTGGCCAAGGAGTTGCGCGAGGACGGGGTGCGGCTGGTGTCGATCGTGGACCCGGCGGTGGCGGCGGTGCCGGGCGACGCGGTGTTCGACACGGGTGCGGCGGCGGGGGCTTCGGGGGCGTTCGTCCGGGACGCCCGGGGGCGGACCGTGCGCGGGGAGGTGTGGCCGGGTGAGTGCGTGTATCCGGACTTCACCGATCCGCGGGTGCGTACGTGGTGGGGCGGGCTGTACGAGGAGCGGCTGGCGCAGGGCTTCTCCGGTGTCTGGCACGACATGAACGAGCCGGTGTCGTTCGCGGCGTTCGGTGACCCGACGCTGCCCCTCTCCGCGCGGCACTGCCTCGAGGGGCGCGGTGGTGATCACCGCGAGGCCCACAACGTGTACGGGCTCGCGATGGCGCGCGCGGGTTATGAGGGGCTGCGCCGGCTGCGGCCTGACGAGCGGCCGTTCCTGTTCTCGCGCTCGGGCTGGGCCGGGATGCAGCGGTACGGCGGCACCTGGTCCGGCGATGTGGCGACCGGCTGGCCGGGGCTGCGGGCCTCGCTGGCGCTGGTGCTGGGTCTCGGGCTGTGCGGGGTGCCGTACTCGGGGCCGGATGTGGGCGGGTTCGACGGGTCGCCGTCGCCCGAGCTGTATCTGCGGTGGTTCCAGCTGGGGGCGTATCTTCCGCTGTTCCGCACGCATGCGGCGATCGACGCGGGGCGCCGGGAGCCGTGGGAGTTCGGTCCGGCGGTGCTCGACGCGGCGCGGGAGGTCCTGGTGGAGCGGGAGCGGCTGCGTCCGTACTGGGTGACGCTGGCGCAGCTGGCCCGGCTGACCGGTTCCCCCTATGTGCGCCCGCTGTGGTGGGCGGCTCCTGGTGACCGGGCGCTCCGGGAGTGCGAGGACGCGTTCCTGCTGGGGGACGCGCTGCTGGTGGCGCCGGTGCTGACGCCGGGGGCCGGGCAGCGGGCGGTGCGGCTGCCGCCGGGGCGCTGGTACGACACGGTGAGCGGTGCGGTGTACGAGGGTCCGGGTCAGGTGATGGTCGACGCGCCGCTGTCGCGGGTGCCGGTGCTGGCGCGGGCCGGTGCCGTGATTCCGGTGCGGGGCGCGGACGGCGGGCTGGAGCTGGAGGTGTGGGCTCCGGCTGCGGGGCGCGGCGGGGGCGGCTCGGTGGTCCGTGACGCGGGTGACGGCTGGGAGCCGTCGGTGGTCGAGCGGTACACGAGCCGGTTCGCGGACGGGCGGGTCGTGGTGGAACGGGACGGTGAGGAGGGGCTGGTGGACTGTCCGGTCCGGGTGCGCGGGGTCTGA
- a CDS encoding acetoacetate--CoA ligase, with product MTSAADEAPLWQPGPDRIAAAAVTRFQSWAAERHGAPAEGGYASLHRWSVGHLDTFWQAVAEWFDVRFSTPYETVIGDRTMPGAQWFPGATLNYAEHALRTAEDPLRADAPALLHVDETHTQVPLSWSALRRQVGSLAAELRALGVTPGDRVSGYLPNIPQAVVAFLATAAVGGVWTSCAPDFGARSVLDRFQQVEPVVLFTVDGYRYGGKEHHRADTVAELRRELPTLRAVVHIPLLGTDAPEGALDWSALTAADTEPVFEQVPFDHPLWVLYSSGTTGLPKAIVQSQGGILLEHFKQIGLHCDLGPEDRFFWYTSTGWMMWNFLVSGLLTGTTLVLYDGSPGHPDVSAQWRVAEQTGATLFGTSAAYVMACRKAGIHPGRDFDLSRIQCVATTGSPLPPDGFRWLHDEVADDLWIASVSGGTDVCSCFAGAVPTLPVHIGELQAACLGTDLQSWDPAGRPLTGEVGELVVTQPMPSMPIRFWNDPDGSRYRDSYFEMYPGTWRHGDWITITDRGSVVIHGRSDSTLNRQGVRMGSADIYEAVERLPEIRESLVIGLEEPEGGYWMPLFVHLADGAVLDDALRDSIKRTIRENLSPRHVPDEVIEVPGIPHTLTGKRIEVPVKRLLQGTALAKAVNPGSIDNLELLHFYEELARKRR from the coding sequence ATGACCTCAGCAGCCGACGAAGCCCCCCTGTGGCAGCCCGGCCCCGACCGCATCGCGGCCGCCGCCGTCACCCGCTTCCAGAGCTGGGCGGCCGAACGCCACGGAGCACCGGCCGAGGGCGGCTACGCGAGCCTGCACCGGTGGTCCGTCGGCCACCTCGACACCTTCTGGCAGGCCGTCGCCGAATGGTTCGACGTACGGTTCTCCACCCCGTACGAAACCGTCATCGGCGACCGCACGATGCCCGGCGCCCAGTGGTTCCCCGGTGCCACCCTCAACTACGCCGAACACGCGCTGCGCACCGCCGAGGACCCGCTGCGCGCCGACGCCCCCGCGCTGCTCCACGTCGACGAGACCCACACCCAGGTCCCCCTCTCCTGGTCCGCGCTGCGCCGCCAGGTCGGCTCCCTCGCCGCCGAACTCCGCGCCCTGGGCGTCACCCCCGGCGACCGCGTCAGCGGCTACCTCCCCAACATCCCGCAGGCGGTCGTCGCCTTCCTCGCCACCGCCGCCGTCGGAGGCGTCTGGACCTCCTGCGCCCCCGACTTCGGCGCCCGCAGCGTCCTCGACCGCTTCCAGCAGGTCGAACCCGTCGTCCTGTTCACCGTCGACGGATACCGCTACGGCGGCAAGGAACACCACCGCGCGGACACCGTCGCCGAGCTGCGCCGCGAACTGCCCACGCTGCGCGCCGTCGTCCACATCCCGCTGCTCGGCACCGACGCCCCCGAAGGCGCCCTCGACTGGTCGGCCCTCACCGCCGCCGACACCGAGCCGGTCTTCGAGCAGGTCCCCTTCGACCACCCGCTGTGGGTCCTCTACTCCTCGGGCACGACCGGCCTCCCCAAGGCCATCGTCCAGTCCCAGGGCGGCATCCTGCTCGAACACTTCAAGCAGATCGGCCTTCACTGCGACCTCGGACCGGAGGACCGCTTCTTCTGGTACACCTCCACCGGCTGGATGATGTGGAACTTCCTCGTCTCCGGCCTCCTCACCGGCACCACCCTCGTGCTGTACGACGGAAGCCCCGGCCACCCGGACGTCAGCGCCCAGTGGCGCGTCGCCGAACAGACCGGCGCCACCCTCTTCGGCACCTCCGCCGCCTACGTCATGGCCTGCCGCAAGGCCGGCATCCACCCGGGCCGCGACTTCGACCTCTCCCGCATCCAGTGCGTCGCCACCACCGGCTCCCCGCTCCCGCCCGACGGCTTCCGCTGGCTGCACGACGAGGTGGCCGACGACCTGTGGATCGCCTCCGTCAGCGGCGGCACCGACGTCTGCAGCTGCTTCGCCGGCGCAGTCCCCACCCTCCCCGTCCACATCGGCGAGCTGCAGGCCGCGTGCCTCGGTACGGATCTCCAGTCCTGGGACCCCGCGGGCCGGCCGCTGACCGGCGAGGTCGGCGAACTCGTCGTCACCCAGCCCATGCCGTCCATGCCGATCCGCTTCTGGAACGACCCCGACGGCAGCCGCTACCGCGACAGCTACTTCGAGATGTACCCGGGCACCTGGCGGCACGGGGACTGGATCACGATCACCGACCGCGGATCCGTCGTCATCCACGGCCGCTCCGACTCCACCCTCAACCGGCAGGGCGTCCGCATGGGCTCCGCCGACATCTACGAAGCCGTGGAGCGCCTCCCCGAGATCCGCGAGTCCCTCGTCATCGGCCTGGAGGAACCCGAAGGCGGCTACTGGATGCCGCTGTTCGTCCACCTCGCCGACGGCGCCGTCCTCGACGACGCCCTGCGCGACAGCATCAAGCGGACCATCCGCGAGAACCTCTCGCCCCGCCACGTGCCGGACGAGGTCATCGAGGTCCCCGGCATCCCGCACACCCTCACCGGCAAACGCATCGAGGTTCCGGTCAAACGCCTCCTCCAGGGAACGGCCCTGGCCAAGGCCGTCAACCCCGGCTCGATCGACAACCTGGAACTCCTCCACTTCTACGAGGAACTGGCCCGCAAGCGCCGCTGA
- the ptsP gene encoding phosphoenolpyruvate--protein phosphotransferase, which translates to MQTTLRGVGVSHGVAIGEVRHMGTAVLEPPAKQIPAEEAEREQGRARQAVEAVAADLIARGNLAGGEAQHVLEAQAMMAQDPELMADVDRRIAVGSTAERGVYDAFASYRALLAGAGEYLAGRVADLDDVRNRIVARLLGVPMPGVPDSDEPYVLIARDLAPADTALLDPTLVLGFVTEEGGPTSHSAILARALGVPAVVALPGAGELAEGTVIAVDGSTGEIFVEPSAEKRAEMESAAAARKAALSASTGPGATSDGHKVPLLANIGGPGDVPAAVEAGAEGVGLFRTEFLFLDDSKQAPTEEKQIAAYRAVLEAFPEGRVVVRVLDAGADKPLDFLTPADEPNPALGVRGLRSLLDHPDVLQTQLTALAKASEGLPVYLEVMAPMVADRADAKAFADACRTAGLQAKFGAMVEIPSAALRARSVLQEVEFLSLGTNDLAQYTFAADRQVGAVSRLQDPWQPALLDLVAMSADAAKAEGKSCGVCGEAASDPLLACVLTGLGVTSLSMGAASIPYVRATLAKYTLAQCERAASAARAADSAEEARVAAQAVLSGE; encoded by the coding sequence ATGCAGACAACGCTGCGAGGCGTAGGCGTCAGCCACGGTGTGGCGATCGGCGAGGTACGGCACATGGGCACGGCAGTGCTCGAACCGCCGGCCAAGCAGATCCCGGCCGAGGAGGCCGAGCGCGAGCAGGGCCGGGCCCGGCAGGCCGTGGAGGCTGTGGCGGCCGACCTCATCGCGCGCGGCAACCTGGCCGGTGGCGAGGCCCAGCACGTGCTGGAGGCCCAGGCCATGATGGCGCAGGACCCCGAGCTCATGGCAGATGTGGACCGCCGTATCGCGGTCGGCAGCACCGCCGAGCGCGGTGTGTACGACGCGTTCGCGTCCTACCGTGCGCTGCTGGCGGGCGCCGGCGAGTACCTGGCTGGCCGCGTCGCCGACCTCGACGACGTGCGCAACCGGATCGTGGCGCGCCTGCTCGGTGTGCCGATGCCGGGTGTCCCGGACAGTGACGAGCCCTATGTGCTGATCGCGCGCGACCTGGCCCCGGCCGACACGGCGCTGCTTGACCCCACGCTGGTGCTCGGCTTCGTCACCGAGGAGGGCGGGCCGACGAGCCACAGCGCGATCCTGGCGCGGGCGCTCGGTGTGCCCGCCGTGGTGGCGCTCCCCGGCGCCGGTGAGCTGGCCGAGGGAACCGTGATCGCCGTGGACGGCAGCACCGGCGAGATCTTCGTCGAGCCGAGCGCCGAGAAGCGCGCGGAGATGGAGAGCGCCGCCGCCGCGCGCAAGGCCGCGCTGTCCGCGTCGACCGGTCCCGGCGCGACGTCCGACGGCCACAAGGTGCCGCTGCTCGCCAACATCGGCGGGCCCGGCGACGTGCCGGCGGCCGTCGAGGCGGGTGCCGAGGGTGTCGGTCTCTTCCGTACCGAGTTCCTCTTCCTGGACGACAGCAAGCAGGCGCCGACCGAGGAGAAGCAGATCGCGGCGTACCGCGCCGTGCTTGAGGCGTTCCCCGAAGGCCGTGTCGTGGTCCGGGTGCTGGACGCGGGTGCGGACAAGCCGCTGGACTTCCTGACGCCGGCGGACGAGCCGAACCCGGCGCTGGGTGTGCGCGGGCTGCGCAGCCTGCTGGATCACCCCGACGTGCTGCAGACCCAGCTGACCGCACTGGCGAAGGCGTCCGAGGGGCTGCCGGTCTACCTCGAGGTCATGGCACCCATGGTGGCGGACCGGGCGGATGCCAAGGCCTTCGCCGACGCGTGCCGTACGGCCGGGCTGCAGGCCAAGTTCGGTGCCATGGTCGAGATTCCGTCGGCCGCGCTGCGGGCGCGCTCGGTGCTGCAGGAGGTGGAGTTCCTCTCGCTGGGCACCAACGACCTGGCGCAGTACACCTTTGCCGCGGACCGTCAGGTGGGTGCGGTGTCCCGGCTTCAGGACCCGTGGCAGCCCGCGTTGCTGGATCTGGTCGCGATGTCGGCCGACGCCGCCAAGGCCGAGGGCAAGAGCTGTGGTGTCTGTGGTGAGGCTGCCTCCGATCCGCTGCTCGCCTGTGTCCTGACGGGTCTGGGCGTGACGTCGTTGTCGATGGGTGCCGCGTCCATTCCTTATGTACGCGCCACGCTGGCGAAGTACACGCTCGCCCAGTGCGAGCGGGCCGCGTCGGCCGCGCGTGCGGCGGACTCCGCCGAAGAGGCGCGGGTCGCCGCGCAGGCGGTGCTGTCGGGCGAGTAG
- a CDS encoding PTS glucose transporter subunit IIA codes for MTTVTSPLAGRAIGLAAVPDPVFSGAMVGPGTAIDPVREPSEAVSPVDGIVVSLHPHAFVVVDGEGHGVLTHLGIDTVQLNGEGFELLVNKGDTVTRGQGIVRWDPVAVEAAGKSPVCPIVALEATADSLSDVIEDGDVKVGDTLFGWQ; via the coding sequence ATGACCACTGTGACGTCCCCTCTTGCCGGACGCGCCATCGGGCTCGCTGCGGTACCCGACCCGGTCTTCTCCGGTGCGATGGTGGGTCCCGGTACCGCCATCGACCCCGTTCGCGAGCCGTCCGAGGCCGTCTCGCCCGTCGACGGCATCGTCGTCTCCCTTCACCCGCACGCCTTCGTGGTCGTGGACGGCGAGGGGCACGGAGTGCTGACCCACCTCGGTATCGACACGGTCCAGCTCAACGGCGAGGGCTTCGAGCTGCTCGTGAACAAGGGCGACACCGTCACGCGCGGCCAGGGCATCGTCCGCTGGGACCCGGTCGCGGTCGAGGCGGCCGGCAAGTCGCCGGTGTGCCCCATCGTGGCACTGGAGGCGACGGCCGATTCGCTGTCCGACGTCATCGAGGACGGCGACGTGAAGGTCGGCGACACACTGTTCGGCTGGCAGTAA